A part of Brassica rapa cultivar Chiifu-401-42 chromosome A05, CAAS_Brap_v3.01, whole genome shotgun sequence genomic DNA contains:
- the LOC103869208 gene encoding putative F-box protein At4g10190 isoform X2 gives MTEKEAKSRNTIHLPEDLLVEILSRVPDASLARFLSTSKEWNSLIKTEERLRKKSLVVMLIDGRVYFARLDLHGITDDNVVKVKSQFSLNDYPLSIRDIFHCDGLLLCTTMDERLVVWNPCSGETSRIIKPLNSKYSFDVYALGKSSCNNEYKILRVHHHGDGWMSPCLVKYEIYDFTSNSWRVVGEIRGWTFPGPWRHGTSVDGNTYWLSFDFSQDRQRPKNTLRYFDYSTERFGLVSLPGVWMAIKIKGTGDMSWSKLLTVKRTSSDQFFKLCKGVSFLADRKNKVIVHPIKDVNFRNFLHIVGEDKYRKVNLCAVGYALPVSCDPTLVQIQQGSLGLGTWKEPITKFS, from the exons ATGACGGAAAAAGAAGCGAAGAGTAGAAACACAATACATCTTCCAGAGGATTTGCTTGTGGAGATACTCTCTAGGGTTCCGGATGCTTCTCTGGCACGGTTCCTATCTACCTCAAAAGAATGGAACTCTCTTATCAAAACAGAAGAGAGACTTAGGAAGAAGTCTCTTGTTGTCATGTTAATTGATGGTAGGGTCTATTTTGCTAGGCTTGATCTCCATGGCATTACCGACGACAACGTTGTAAAGGTAAAAAGTCAGTTCAGCCTCAATGATTATCCTCTTTCTATACGTGATATCTTTCACTGCGACGGCCTATTGCTATGCACCACCATGGACGAAAGACTGGTTGTCTGGAACCCATGTTCAGGGGAAACAAGTAGAATTATCAAACCCTTAAATTCCAAATATAGTTTTGATGTCTACGCGCTCGGTAAATCCTCATGCAACAACGAGTATAAAATCTTGAGGGTCCATCATCATGGAGATGGTTGGATGTCTCCATGCCTTGTTAAGTACGAAATATATGACTTTACATCTAATTCCTGGAGGGTTGTTGGTGAGATTAGAGGGTGGACATTTCCAGGGCCCTGGCGACATGGCACGTCTGTGGATGGAAATACTTACTGGCTTTCTTTTGATTTTAGTCAAGACCGTCAAAGACCGAAAAATACCTTACGATATTTTGATTATTCAACAGAGAGGTTTGGACTTGTGTCTCTTCCGG GTGTATGGATGGCAATTAAAATTAAAGGTACAGGAGACATGTCATGGAGTAAACTCTTAACAGTGAAACGAACCAGTAGCGACCAGTTCTTTAAGCTTTGTAAAGGTGTGAGTTTCTTGGCCGACCGGAAGAATAAAGTTATAGTGCATCCCATTAAAGATGTGAACTTTAGGAACTTCTTACACATTGTGGGAGAGGATAAATACAGAAAAGTGAACCTTTGTGCTGTAGGATACGCACTTCCTGTCAGCTGTGATCCAACTTTGGTTCAAATCCAACAAGGTTCTTTGGGGCTAGGCACATGGAAAGAACCAATCACCAAGTTTTCAtga
- the LOC103869208 gene encoding putative F-box protein At4g10190 isoform X1, translated as MTEKEAKSRNTIHLPEDLLVEILSRVPDASLARFLSTSKEWNSLIKTEERLRKKSLVVMLIDGRVYFARLDLHGITDDNVVKVKSQFSLNDYPLSIRDIFHCDGLLLCTTMDERLVVWNPCSGETSRIIKPLNSKYSFDVYALGKSSCNNEYKILRVHHHGDGWMSPCLVKYEIYDFTSNSWRVVGEIRGWTFPGPWRHGTSVDGNTYWLSFDFSQDRQRPKNTLRYFDYSTERFGLVSLPGDPLSYHPFALSVTGEEQNLCLLTSCVKLLDIGVWMAIKIKGTGDMSWSKLLTVKRTSSDQFFKLCKGVSFLADRKNKVIVHPIKDVNFRNFLHIVGEDKYRKVNLCAVGYALPVSCDPTLVQIQQGSLGLGTWKEPITKFS; from the coding sequence ATGACGGAAAAAGAAGCGAAGAGTAGAAACACAATACATCTTCCAGAGGATTTGCTTGTGGAGATACTCTCTAGGGTTCCGGATGCTTCTCTGGCACGGTTCCTATCTACCTCAAAAGAATGGAACTCTCTTATCAAAACAGAAGAGAGACTTAGGAAGAAGTCTCTTGTTGTCATGTTAATTGATGGTAGGGTCTATTTTGCTAGGCTTGATCTCCATGGCATTACCGACGACAACGTTGTAAAGGTAAAAAGTCAGTTCAGCCTCAATGATTATCCTCTTTCTATACGTGATATCTTTCACTGCGACGGCCTATTGCTATGCACCACCATGGACGAAAGACTGGTTGTCTGGAACCCATGTTCAGGGGAAACAAGTAGAATTATCAAACCCTTAAATTCCAAATATAGTTTTGATGTCTACGCGCTCGGTAAATCCTCATGCAACAACGAGTATAAAATCTTGAGGGTCCATCATCATGGAGATGGTTGGATGTCTCCATGCCTTGTTAAGTACGAAATATATGACTTTACATCTAATTCCTGGAGGGTTGTTGGTGAGATTAGAGGGTGGACATTTCCAGGGCCCTGGCGACATGGCACGTCTGTGGATGGAAATACTTACTGGCTTTCTTTTGATTTTAGTCAAGACCGTCAAAGACCGAAAAATACCTTACGATATTTTGATTATTCAACAGAGAGGTTTGGACTTGTGTCTCTTCCGGGTGATCCTCTATCTTatcatccttttgccttatcagtGACTGGAGAAGAGCAAAATCTTTGTCTGTTAACTTCTTGTGTCAAACTACTCGATATAGGTGTATGGATGGCAATTAAAATTAAAGGTACAGGAGACATGTCATGGAGTAAACTCTTAACAGTGAAACGAACCAGTAGCGACCAGTTCTTTAAGCTTTGTAAAGGTGTGAGTTTCTTGGCCGACCGGAAGAATAAAGTTATAGTGCATCCCATTAAAGATGTGAACTTTAGGAACTTCTTACACATTGTGGGAGAGGATAAATACAGAAAAGTGAACCTTTGTGCTGTAGGATACGCACTTCCTGTCAGCTGTGATCCAACTTTGGTTCAAATCCAACAAGGTTCTTTGGGGCTAGGCACATGGAAAGAACCAATCACCAAGTTTTCAtga